Part of the Fodinicola acaciae genome is shown below.
TTTTCCGACGGCGTCGTGCTCGGCGCGCGTACGTCCCGCCGGCACAGGCCGAGCTGTGCCAGTGCTTCCTTGACAATGCTGACATTGTTGGCGCTTTCCGAGGCGGCGCGCAGCTCCTCGAACCGTCGGATCAACCGCCACACCTCGCGAGCCGTCGCGAAATCGTTGCCCCGCAAGGCATGCAGCATGCGCAGCGACACGTGCGGTGCGACATTGGCCAGGCCCGAGGTGAATCCGGTCGCTCCGGCGGCGAACGCACTCGGCGCGTACGGCTCGGCGAGACCGGCGATCCAGGCGAACCGGTCGGCGCCGGCGTCGGCGATGGTGGCCGCGAACCGCACCGGATCCGGCACGGCGTATTTGATGCCGACCACGTTCTGGCACCGGTCGCCGAGCTCTTTCAGTTGCTGGCCACCGATTCTCGCGTTGCGTACGTAGAGGACGACGCCGATTTCCGGCACCGCACCGGCGATCGCGGCGTGATAGTCGACCCAGCCGGTCAGCGACACGTGCGGATGGACCGGTTGGTGGATCATGATCAGCTCGGCACCGGAGTCACGCGCGTGCTGCGCCGCGTCGACCGCGGTCGGCACGTCGTGGCCCACACCGACCAGCACTTTGGCCCGTGACGACACGGTTTTTAC
Proteins encoded:
- a CDS encoding dihydrodipicolinate synthase family protein, whose protein sequence is MMDAESLKAALSTVVAIPVTPYDADGWLDAGAYAALLERLIVGGITVVTPNGNTSEFYALSRAEARLATEITVKTVSSRAKVLVGVGHDVPTAVDAAQHARDSGAELIMIHQPVHPHVSLTGWVDYHAAIAGAVPEIGVVLYVRNARIGGQQLKELGDRCQNVVGIKYAVPDPVRFAATIADAGADRFAWIAGLAEPYAPSAFAAGATGFTSGLANVAPHVSLRMLHALRGNDFATAREVWRLIRRFEELRAASESANNVSIVKEALAQLGLCRRDVRAPSTTPSEKDAAAVTEILKTWDVA